A genomic window from Vitis riparia cultivar Riparia Gloire de Montpellier isolate 1030 chromosome 18, EGFV_Vit.rip_1.0, whole genome shotgun sequence includes:
- the LOC117906182 gene encoding phosphatidylinositol transfer protein 3, with the protein MLRLWGKSHHDQEKDLQKSDSKVHELKAALGPLSGRSLQYCNDACLKRYLEARNWNVDKSKKMLEETLTWRSTYKPEEIRWSDVATEGETGKVFRANFHDRHGRTVLILRPGKQNTTALDNQVRHLVYLLENAILNLPEDQEQMVWLIDFTGMTFSNSVPIKSARDTINILQNHYPERLFLAFLYSPPRIFEAFWKAVKYLLDAKTFQKVKFVYPKDKNSVELMSSYFDVENLPTDFGGKATMNYDHEEFSRLMTQDDVKSANLWGFGDKLQHVSNGHSVAEVSPEPARLAPAS; encoded by the exons ATGCTTCGCCTTTGGGGTAAATCTCATCATGATCAAGAGAAGGATTTGCAGAAGTCTGATTCCAAG gttcatgagcttaaggctgcACTTGGACCACTATCTGGACGTAGTTTACAGTATTGCAATGATGCATGCTTGAAGAGATATTTGGAAGCTCGGAACTGGAATGTAGACAAGTCAAAGAAAATGCTGGAAGAAACACTGACGTGGAGATCAACCTATAAGCCTGAGGAAATCCGCTGG AGTGATGTTGCGACTGAAGGTGAAACTGGAAAAGTATTCAGAGCAAATTTTCATGACCGGCATGGGAGAACTGTTCTCATACTGAGACCAGGAAAGCAG AATACAACAGCACTAGACAATCAGGTCCGTCACTTAGTATATCTCTTGGAGAACGCTATCCTTAATCTTCCAGAAGATCAAGAACAAATGGTATGGTTGATAGACTTCACTGGAATGACATTCAGCAACAGTGTGCCCATCAAAAGTGCTCGAGAcacaataaatattttacagAACCATTACCCTGAGAGGCTATTCTTAGCATTTCTTTACAGCCCTCCACGGATTTTTGAAGCTTTCTGGAAG GCTGTCAAATATTTATTGGATGCCAAAACATTCCAGAAGGTGAAATTTGTGTACCCAAAGGATAAAAATAGCGTTGAGTTGATGAGTTCATATTTTGATGTGGAAAATCTTCCAACCGACTTTGGAGGAAAGGCCACGATGAATTATGATCATGAGGAATTCTCAAGGCTAATGACCCAAGACGATGTTAAATCTGCCAATTTATGGGGATTCGGCGACAAGCTGCAGCATGTTAGTAATGGACATTCTGTAGCAGAGGTGTCTCCAGAGCCTGCACGCCTAGCACCAGCAAGCTGA
- the LOC117906181 gene encoding uncharacterized protein At1g01500, which yields MESSYEAVRNDEPANPGLQIIRYTPYQSWSSPWFDLRVFYVRISNFEVDDSTPEYLTLNHIPLSPDTLLEVNGTRSSIFSDGVSSLLRRDRVDKKSEEATFVSTDSIRLTGSVKFEVFDKEDLILSGALEMSNSNGFIGESKTNAKQWSMNCESEITAGTAFLKGKQIVGSELPPPTIEVYVAGCFSGTPIILTKTLQLSFRKKHNRKGALDSIPEYETTECQKNVPSSHDLQMSEYTNYKPESEEDYMYWRRTEFMEGEDGELSWFNAGVRVGVGIGLGICLGIGIGVGLLVRTYQATTRNFKRGLM from the exons ATGGAATCTTCTTATGAGGCAGTAAGAAATGATGAACCAGCCAATCCTGGCCTTCAGATTATTAGGTACACCCCTTACCAATCCTGGTCATCACCTTGGTTTGATTTGAGAGTTTTTTATGTGAGAATCAGCAATTTTGAGGTTGATGATTCAACCCCTGAATACCTCACTCTCAATCACATCCCCCTAAGCCCTGACACCCTCCTTGAAGTGAATGGCACCAGAAGTAGTATTTTCTCTGATGGAGTCTCCTCCCTTTTGAGAAGAGATCGAGTGGATAAGAAGTCTGAAGAAGCCACATTTGTGAGCACAGACAGTATAAGGTTGACTGGGAGTGTCAAATTTGAGGTTTTCGATAAAGAGGATCTCATTCTTTCAGGTGCTTTGGAGATGTCCAATAGTAATGGTTTTATTGGGGAGTCGAAGACCAATGCCAAGCAATGGAGCATGAATTGTGAATCCGAAATCACTGCAGGAACTGCCTTCTTGAAGGGTAAACAAATTGTTGGTTCTGAGTTACCACCTCCAACCATTGAGGTCTATGTTGCAGGCTGTTTCTCAGGAACTCCAATCATCTTAACCAAGACTTTGCAGCTTAGTTTTCGGAAGAAGCATAATAGGAAGGGTGCATTGGATTCTATTCCTGAGTATGAAACGACTGAATGCCAGAAAAATGTTCCATCATCGCATGATTTGCAG ATGTCTGAATACACAAACTACAAACCTGAAAGTGAAGAAGACTACATGTACTGGAGGAGAACAGAATTTATGGAAGGTGAAGATGGTGAACTCTCCTGGTTCAATGCTGGTGTGAGGGTTGGTGTTGGGATTGGCCTTGGCATTTGTCTGGGAATCGGAATAGGAGTTGGGTTGCTGGTCCGTACTTATCAAGCAACCACCCGAAACTTCAAAAGGGGGCTCATGTAA
- the LOC117906111 gene encoding putative uncharacterized protein DDB_G0272516, producing the protein MGKKKKRFRKTKQLSVAIAEASSTGEETQQQQQQQQQQPQPQPQTETRRKRGRPRKVIHKAEETAEKAEHGIESESKKVKTGEEEEVKRAEEEEVVKKEESSTSVEERGLFKEGSKSRARRKSKPRKSS; encoded by the coding sequence atggggaagaagaagaagaggttCAGAAAAACAAAGCAACTTTCAGTAGCAATAGCGGAAGCTTCATCAACAGGAGAAGAAACGCAGCAACAGCAacagcaacagcagcagcagcctCAGCCTCAGCCTCAGACTGAGACTCGTAGAAAGAGAGGTAGACCTCGCAAAGTCATACACAAGGCAGAAGAAACAGCAGAAAAAGCAGAACATGGCATAGAAAGTGAATCAAAGAAAGTAAAGACAGGTGAGGAAGAAGAGGTGAAGCGGGCGGAGGAAGAAGAGGTGGTAAAGAAGGAGGAATCATCAACTTCTGTTGAAGAAAGGGGGTTGTTTAAAGAGGGCTCAAAGAGTAGAGCGAGGCGGAAAAGCAAGCCCAGGAAGAGTAGTTAA
- the LOC117906421 gene encoding S-adenosyl-L-methionine-dependent tRNA 4-demethylwyosine synthase yields MRLFEAYNSHSARLTLLALLSASTLYCFYKSLRLKRHALLFPTTNPNSSSRGKLFFVSQTGTSEILARRLLRLLTSCDLSFDLVHPKDYEPEDLSKETLVLIVASTWEDGNPPPDAGFFSNWLAESADDFRVGSMLLSRCKFAVFGVGSRSYGAAFNAVARGFSKRMRKLGGLQVLPVEEGDVDAGDLDEVFDVWSRKLISVLKGGSVENGVFDGSMAVVESDAETIDGSEEDYDDDDDADRENGAEGSIVDLEDIAGKGPSRKTKTMTTSSGTINGEKEMVTPVIRASLEKQGYKIIGSHSGVKICRWTKSQLRGRGGCYKHSFYGIESHRCMEATPSLACANKCVFCWRHHTNPVGKSWRWKMDDPLEIVNSAIDLHTKMIRQMKGVPGVKAERLSEGLSPRHCALSLVGEPIMYPEINSLIEELHRRRISTFLVTNAQFPEKIKELKPVTQLYVSVDAATKDSLKAIDRPLFGDFWERFVDSLKALREKQQRTVYRLTLVKGWNTEEIDAYFNLFSIGKPDFVEIKGVTYCGSSATSKLTMENVPWHADVKAFSEALALKSKGEYEVACEHVHSCCVLLAKSDKFKVNNQWFTWIDYEKFHDLVASGRPFNSKDYMAATPSWAVYGAEEGGFDPGQSRYRKERHHRPKTTD; encoded by the exons ATGCGTCTCTTTGAAGCCTACAATTCTCACTCAGCTCGACTCACTCTCTTGGCCCTCCTCTCCGCTTCCACCCTTTACTGCTTCTACAAATCTCTTCGTCTCAAAAGGCATGCACTCCTCTTCCCAACCACTAACCCTAATTCTTCCTCCAGAGGCAAGCTCTTCTTTGTTTCCCAAACAGGTACCTCCGAAATCCTAGCCCGTCGTCTCCTCCGTCTTCTTACCTCTTGTGATCTCTCTTTCGACCTTGTTCATCCCAAAGACTACGAGCCCGAAGACCTTTCCAAAGAAACTCTCGTTTTGATCGTAGCGTCCACGTGGGAAGATGGAAACCCCCCTCCCGATGCTGGATTCTTTTCCAATTGGCTTGCCGAGAGCGCAGACGATTTTAGGGTTGGATCTATGTTGCTCTCTCGTTGTAAATTCGCGGTGTTTGGGGTCGGAAGCCGATCGTATGGTGCGGCATTCAATGCTGTTGCGAGGGGTTTCTCGAAGCGGATGCGGAAGCTTGGGGGTTTGCAGGTTTTGCCTGTTGAGGAAGGTGATGTTGATGCGGGTGATTTGGATGAGGTTTTTGATGTTTGGAGTAGGAAGTTGATTAGTGTTTTGAAGGGTGGTTCTGTGGAAAATGGGGTTTTTGATGGTTCTATGGCTGTCGTGGAGAGTGATGCTGAGACAATTGATGGGTCAGAAGAGGATTATGACGACGACGATGATGCGGATAGAGAGAATGGAGCCGAGGGGAGTATTGTTGATCTTGAGGATATTGCGGGTAAAGGTCCTTCAAGGAAAACAAAGACAATGACAACTTCTAGTGGGACAATTAATGGGGAAAAAGAAATGGTGACTCCAGTGATCAGAGCGAGCCTAGAAAAGCAG ggATACAAAATTATTGGTTCTCATAGCGGTGTCAAAATTTGTAGATGGACAAAGTCACAACTTAGAGGCCGTGGTGGCTGCTACAAGCACTCATTTTATGGCATAGAGAGTCACAG GTGCATGGAAGCAACCCCAAGTTTGGCATGTGCCAACAAATGTGTTTTCTGTTGGAGGCACCACACTAATCCTGTAGGAAAGAGCTGGCGCTGGAAGATGGATGATCCTTTGGAGATTGTGAATTCTGCCATTGACCTCCATACGAAGATGATAAGGCAAATGAAAGGTGTTCCTg GTGTTAAAGCGGAACGATTATCAGAAGGTCTTTCACCGAGGCATTGTGCTTTATCACTTGTTGGTGAACCTATCATGTATCCAGAAATTAACTCACTCATAGAAGAACTGCACCGGAGGCGGatttctacctttctggtgacAAATGCACAGTTTCCTGAAAAGATTAAAGAGTTGAAACCTGTTACTCAG TTATATGTTAGTGTAGATGCGGCAACAAAGGACAGCTTGAAGGCAATTGATAGGCCACTCTTTGGGGACTTTTGGGAGCGATTTGTT GATTCCTTGAAAGCTCTCAGGGAAAAACAACAACGAACTGTTTATCGCTTGACCTTGGTTAAAGGCTGGAATACTGAAGAAATAGATgcttattttaatcttttttccaTTGGGAAGCCCGACTTTGTTGAAATCAAAGGAGTTACATATTGTGGATC GTCTGCTACATCAAAGTTGACGATGGAGAATGTGCCCTGGCATGCTGATGTGAAAGCCTTTTCAGAGGCCTTAGCTCTGAAGAGCAAAGGGGAGTATGAGGTTGCTTGTGAGCACGTCCACTCGTGCTGTGTTCTCTTGGCAAAATCCGATAAGTTTAAGGTCAACAACCAATGGTTCACATGGATAGACTATGAAAAGTTCCATGATCTG GTAGCTTCTGGAAGACCTTTTAATAGCAAGGATTACATGGCTGCCACACCATCCTGGGCTGTCTACGGAGCAGAGGAAGGTGGGTTTGATCCAGGTCAGTCTCGTTATAGGAAGGAGCGGCATCATAGACCAAAAACCACTGATTAA
- the LOC117906420 gene encoding probable methyltransferase PMT28: MALARFGRQAKRPYGVCVKMTAVAVLGMCFIFVWSMFSASPSAVTSQRSSFGDVNEPVPGSTGVGSSRTGLKKNEPEKTELSGGSNKVKFESDLEEKDEKKLDGSVTLAANGNNSTNIDKKEEANEGKEGIDKENHGSEGSENKESEKENEEGEVGGDDKEEAVDREGEANEDVDADGDWAVTVEEEPVGKVEEESGGSKSTGKKKKRNGPLFDLKAQYTWKLCSTRSKHNYIPCIDNESGTGRLQSYRHRERSCPRTPPMCLIPLPAKGYSSPVPWPESKLKVLYKNVAHPKLAAFIKTHSWVVESGEYLMFPQNQSEFKGGVFHYLESLEEMVPDIEWGKNIRVVLDIGCTDVSFGAFLLDKEVLTLSLGLKDDLVDLAQVALERGFPAVVSPFGTRRLPFPSGVFDAIHCGGCNIAWHSNGGKLLLEMNRILRPGGYFILSSKHDNIEDEEEMTSLTASICWNVLAHKTDEISEVGVKIYQKPESNDIYELRRKKNPPICKEDEKPDAAWYVPMKTCLHTIPAAIEERGTEWPEEWPKRLDTFPDWLENRDKLIADTEHWKAIVSKSYLTGMGIDWSNVHNILDMKSIYGGFAAALSDQKVWVMNVVPVHAPDTLPIIYERGLVGIYHDWCESFGTYPRSYDLLHADHMFSRLKNRCKQPVAIVVEMDRILRPGGWAIIRDKVEILDPLEGILRSMHWEIRMTFAQDKEGIMCAQKTLWRP; the protein is encoded by the exons ATGGCTCTGGCTCGGTTTGGTCGCCAAGCGAAACGCCCATATGGGGTGTGCGTGAAGATGACGGCGGTGGCGGTCTTGGGAATGTGTTTTATATTCGTTTGGTCTATGTTCTCGGCTTCTCCTTCTGCCGTGACCTCTCAAAGGAGTAGCTTCGGCGACGTCAATGAGCCCGTCCCCGGTAGCACAGGGGTGGGCAGTTCACGGACTGGGTTGAAGAAGAACGAACCTGAAAAAACTGAATTGAGTGGAGGAAGCAACAAGGTGAAATTTGAATCTGATTTGGAAgagaaagatgagaaaaagCTTGATGGGTCTGTGACTTTGGCAGCCAATGGGAACAACTCTacaaatattgataaaaaggaagaagCCAATGAGGGAAAAGAGGGGATAGATAAAGAGAATCATGGATCAGAGGGATCTGAGAATAAGGAGTccgagaaagaaaatgaagaaggagaagtgGGAGGAGATGATAAAGAAGAAGCAGTAGATCGTGAGGGTGAAGCTAATGAGGATGTGGACGCAGATGGTGATTGGGCTGTTACAGTGGAGGAGGAACCTGTGGGGAAGGTGGAAGAGGAGAGTGGTGGGTCGAAGAGTacagggaagaagaaaaagagaaatggtCCATTGTTTGATTTAAAGGCACAATATACCTGGAAATTATGTAGCACAAGAAGCAAGCACAATTACATTCCTTGTATTGACAATGAAAGTGGCACTGGAAGACTGCAGAGCTATCGGCATAGAGAGAGAAGTTGCCCAAGAACGCCTCCAATGTGTCTCATTCCTCTTCCAGCTAAGGGGTATTCTTCTCCAGTACCTTGGCCAGAGAGCAAATTGAAG GTACTGTATAAAAATGTGGCCCATCCCAAGCTTGCtgcatttattaaaacacataGTTGGGTGGTGGAGTCTGGAGAATATCTTATGTTTCCCCAGAACCAGTCTGAATTCAAGGGTGGAGTTTTTCACTACCTTGAATCTCTTGAGGAG ATGGTACCAGACATTGAATGGGGAAAAAATATTCGTGTTGTACTGGATATTGGCTGTACAGATGTGAGCTTTGGGGCATTTCTTCTTGATAAGGAGGTATTAACACTATCACTAGGTTTGAAGGATGATCTAGTGGACCTAGCACAGGTTGCTCTTGAACGTGGTTTTCCTGCAGTAGTTAGCCCTTTTGGAACTCGAAGACTTCCTTTTCCCAGTGGTGTTTTTGATGCCATTCACTGTGGTGGATGCAACATAGCTTGGCATTCTAATG GGGGTAAACTTCTTTTGGAGATGAATAGGATTTTGAGGCCTGgtggatattttattttatcaagtaAACATGACAAcattgaagatgaagaag AAATGACCTCATTGACAGCTTCAATCTGTTGGAATGTCCTGGCTCATAAAACTGATGAAATCAGTGAAGTAGGTGTTAAAATATATCAGAAGCCAGAATCAAATGATATATATGAGttgagaaggaagaaaaatccTCCGATATGCAAGGAAGATGAGAAACCAGATGCAGCCTG GTATGTCCCAATGAAGACTTGCTTGCATACCATCCCAGCAGCTATTGAAGAACGTGGGACAGAGTGGCCTGAGGAATGGCCAAAGAGGCTTGATACTTTTCCTGACTGGCTGGAGAATAGAGATAAGTTGATTGCAGACACTGAGCACTGGAAAGCTATTGTCAGCAAGTCCTACCTCACAGGAATGGGAATTGACTGGTCAAATGTGCATAATATACTGGACATGAAATCCATCTATGGAGG ATTTGCTGCAGCTCTTTCTGATCAGAAGGTCTGGGTGATGAATGTTGTCCCAGTCCATGCACCAGATACTCTTCCAATCATTTATGAACGTGGGCTTGTTGGAATCTACCATGATTGGTGCGAGTCCTTTGGTACATATCCCAGATCATATGATCTTCTGCATGCAGATCATATGTTCTCACGGCTTAAAAACAG GTGTAAGCAGCCAGTAGCAATCGTGGTTGAGATGGATCGAATATTACGGCCTGGAGGTTGGGCAATTATAAGAGATAAGGTGGAGATACTTGATCCCCTGGAAGGAATTTTGAGAAGTATGCACTGGGAAATCCGAATGACTTTCGCACAGGATAAGGAGGGTATCATGTGTGCCCAAAAAACCTTGTGGCGACCATAA